Proteins encoded in a region of the Isosphaeraceae bacterium EP7 genome:
- a CDS encoding four-helix bundle copper-binding protein, with translation MIRREMLGTLGAGVGLMALGANANAAAPDDKHEHHMHDKVHADCLKACGECAVSCNETYHHCGGMVASGKADHYKSMILLGDCATFCAHSACLISKHSPLMAHSCAACAEACKDTIAEVAKFDSSEMKEAVTALKACESSCRAMVAAMKSGHPHHADSKAG, from the coding sequence ATGATTCGTCGCGAAATGCTGGGGACGCTGGGCGCGGGCGTGGGTCTGATGGCGTTGGGTGCGAACGCCAACGCCGCCGCCCCGGATGATAAGCACGAACACCACATGCACGACAAGGTCCACGCGGACTGTCTCAAGGCGTGTGGCGAGTGCGCCGTCTCGTGTAATGAGACCTACCACCACTGCGGAGGGATGGTCGCGAGCGGCAAGGCCGATCACTACAAGTCAATGATCCTGCTCGGCGATTGCGCCACCTTCTGCGCCCACTCGGCGTGCCTGATCTCCAAGCACAGCCCGCTGATGGCCCATTCCTGCGCGGCCTGCGCCGAAGCCTGCAAGGACACCATCGCCGAGGTCGCCAAGTTCGACTCCAGCGAAATGAAGGAGGCCGTCACGGCCCTGAAGGCCTGCGAATCCTCCTGCCGCGCGATGGTCGCCGCCATGAAGTCGGGCCACCCGCACCACGCGGACAGCAAGGCGGGCTGA
- a CDS encoding sigma-70 family RNA polymerase sigma factor: MRTGWSRSLTRDVGRLAGAGTLAGLTEGEVLHEFARHRDEVAFESLMLRHGPMVLGVCRRWLRDPNDVDDAFQATFLVLARRARSIRPGAALGPWLHGVARRIAARARSEADRRPHPGPGATAELADPRPSPGPELRWALDDELGRLPEKYRAPLVLCYLEGRTHEEAAAALRWPVGTVRGRLSRGRDALRDRLTRRGIVPDAGLGVALTVEPAEVARILSAMSPVPAALIESTRHAALGAAAGQLAGRLALSARVVTLSEGATKAMTLIPLKAAAGFLSVGLVAVGATAMAARGYGPGSGVSSEPIKYPLIRLAVADAPSLPNQNDGNSPPILASNEPPPASSNQPPAMPEEIAHSPFEMDRALPGSPPNGLAPPSPNPESPLPSPSSIDGVPVLPPMPSSDQPFDVADGRVPPILDHNTERPLPAPEPSTEQPPLVLPEKPTPEEKVLSPRRPGESVAKYLERVGAEIDAMVKELTDERNTMRARLHQIDSDLERLAGFQNAMGIGPGNLGVGRARRSAMRKADPATETELEDPVPGGFEPANPAEDVPPSEARAPRRRPTIPVEGAELIPAKTEPIPPDADPAGGVTVNRTPTRPVANVDFKVAGENKILDMGEEMNFIVRIRNQSEVDAHKIRVQAIVSENLKVVNVTPFSRDVQQRPFATNDIRTVINFPLIEQLSASTASSLMSVMVIRVKAVKPGGRASCRVQITHRDLDGDYLERSASVQISPNDARGTDPGGLEELPAGVEPAPSSRPSPTPTPSVPAVAPIASEPTVPPVSEARPTESSPIDPPATQPADAPATPTPGNEPTPTPKIPSEAVQLESRLL; this comes from the coding sequence ATGCGAACGGGCTGGTCGAGGTCGCTGACGCGAGACGTCGGGCGGCTGGCGGGGGCGGGCACGCTGGCGGGCCTGACCGAGGGGGAGGTCCTCCACGAGTTCGCCAGGCACCGCGACGAGGTGGCCTTCGAGTCGCTGATGCTCCGCCACGGGCCGATGGTCCTGGGCGTCTGCCGCCGCTGGCTGCGCGACCCGAATGACGTGGACGACGCCTTCCAGGCCACCTTCCTGGTGCTCGCCCGGCGCGCCCGATCCATTCGCCCGGGCGCGGCCCTGGGGCCCTGGCTACACGGGGTGGCCCGACGGATCGCCGCGCGGGCCCGGTCCGAGGCCGACCGCAGGCCGCACCCCGGGCCCGGCGCAACCGCCGAGCTGGCCGATCCCAGGCCCAGCCCCGGCCCCGAGCTGCGCTGGGCCCTGGACGACGAGCTGGGCCGGCTCCCCGAGAAGTACCGGGCCCCGCTGGTGCTCTGCTATCTGGAAGGCCGGACCCACGAAGAAGCCGCCGCGGCCTTGCGCTGGCCGGTCGGCACGGTGCGCGGCCGGCTCTCTCGGGGCCGGGACGCCCTCCGCGATCGCCTGACCCGCCGAGGGATCGTTCCCGACGCCGGCCTGGGCGTCGCACTGACGGTCGAGCCCGCCGAGGTCGCCCGCATCCTGTCCGCGATGAGCCCGGTCCCCGCCGCATTGATCGAATCGACCCGCCACGCCGCGCTCGGTGCCGCCGCTGGCCAGCTTGCCGGCCGCCTGGCGCTCTCCGCGCGGGTGGTCACCCTCTCGGAAGGAGCGACCAAGGCCATGACCCTGATCCCCCTGAAAGCCGCCGCAGGCTTCCTCTCCGTCGGCCTCGTCGCGGTCGGCGCTACCGCGATGGCCGCCAGGGGCTACGGCCCGGGCTCCGGAGTGTCCTCGGAGCCGATCAAGTACCCGCTCATCCGGCTGGCCGTCGCCGATGCCCCGTCCCTGCCCAATCAGAATGACGGCAACAGCCCGCCGATCCTCGCATCCAACGAGCCCCCGCCCGCAAGCTCCAATCAGCCGCCCGCCATGCCCGAGGAGATCGCGCATTCGCCGTTTGAAATGGACAGGGCGCTGCCTGGAAGCCCGCCTAACGGGCTTGCGCCGCCCTCGCCCAACCCGGAATCGCCGCTTCCGTCACCCTCGTCGATTGATGGTGTTCCGGTGCTCCCACCCATGCCGTCGTCAGATCAACCCTTCGATGTCGCCGACGGGCGAGTGCCGCCGATTCTGGACCATAACACTGAGCGGCCTTTACCTGCTCCGGAGCCTAGCACCGAGCAGCCTCCACTCGTCCTCCCTGAGAAGCCGACCCCGGAAGAGAAGGTTCTGTCGCCCAGGCGGCCCGGCGAGTCGGTGGCGAAGTATCTGGAGCGAGTGGGGGCGGAGATCGATGCAATGGTCAAGGAACTGACCGACGAACGGAATACGATGAGGGCTCGTCTGCATCAGATCGATTCAGATCTCGAGCGACTCGCCGGCTTCCAGAATGCCATGGGGATCGGTCCTGGAAACCTTGGGGTTGGCCGCGCACGTCGTAGTGCGATGCGCAAGGCGGATCCGGCAACAGAGACCGAGTTGGAGGATCCCGTTCCCGGCGGGTTCGAGCCCGCCAACCCTGCTGAGGATGTACCGCCCTCCGAAGCTCGGGCACCTCGCCGGAGGCCGACGATCCCCGTCGAAGGCGCGGAGCTTATTCCGGCAAAGACCGAGCCCATTCCTCCGGATGCCGACCCTGCTGGCGGGGTGACCGTGAATAGGACTCCCACACGTCCCGTTGCTAATGTCGACTTCAAAGTTGCCGGCGAGAACAAAATCCTCGACATGGGCGAGGAAATGAATTTTATCGTTCGGATACGCAATCAAAGCGAGGTGGACGCCCACAAAATTCGGGTTCAGGCCATCGTCTCGGAAAACCTCAAGGTCGTTAACGTCACCCCCTTCTCCAGGGATGTGCAGCAGAGGCCTTTTGCAACGAACGACATCCGGACCGTCATTAATTTTCCGCTCATCGAGCAACTTTCCGCTTCGACGGCGTCCAGTCTCATGTCCGTCATGGTCATCCGAGTCAAGGCGGTCAAGCCAGGAGGCCGGGCCTCCTGCCGTGTCCAAATCACTCACCGAGACCTCGACGGCGACTACCTCGAACGCAGCGCCTCCGTTCAGATCTCTCCCAACGACGCCAGAGGCACTGATCCGGGGGGACTCGAAGAGTTGCCCGCCGGGGTGGAGCCCGCCCCTTCCTCACGGCCTTCCCCGACGCCTACGCCGTCAGTCCCAGCCGTCGCACCGATCGCGTCCGAACCAACCGTGCCTCCGGTTTCCGAGGCCCGGCCCACTGAAAGCTCCCCCATCGACCCTCCTGCCACCCAGCCCGCCGACGCACCGGCGACTCCTACGCCCGGAAATGAGCCAACCCCCACGCCGAAAATTCCGAGTGAGGCGGTCCAATTAGAGTCCCGCCTCTTATAA
- a CDS encoding bile acid:sodium symporter family protein — MVGASMRVLKTFGVDGFLLGMIAAVALAWAFPDPGAEGGSLHPELLTKAGVALIFFLHGLALSFASLQAGALLWRLHLVVQAATFVVFPLLGLALLKLTGRWMPDDLRLGFFYLCALPSTVSSSVALTAAARGNVPAAVFNATLSSLIGVVATPLWLGWMIEGGGKSVPMLGVVLDLLLWLVLPLVIGQLARPWLGAWAARNKPRINLVDRGTILLLVYTSFCDSVKRGVWTGNGWGVVVASVVGSLVLFAAVMATVSAVCDALRFSRADTIAAVFCGSKKTLASGVPMAQLIFAGNPGLGLILLPIMVYHPLQLMICGVLAGRWAKRADVPDPVSVKHRPEPEAVSRG, encoded by the coding sequence ATGGTTGGTGCCTCGATGCGAGTGCTGAAGACGTTCGGCGTGGATGGGTTCCTGCTGGGGATGATCGCGGCGGTGGCGCTGGCCTGGGCCTTTCCCGACCCGGGCGCCGAGGGGGGGAGCCTCCACCCCGAGCTGCTGACCAAGGCGGGCGTGGCCCTGATCTTCTTCCTGCACGGGCTGGCGCTCTCGTTCGCGTCGCTCCAAGCCGGCGCGTTGCTCTGGCGGCTGCACCTGGTGGTCCAGGCCGCCACGTTCGTCGTGTTCCCGCTGCTGGGCCTGGCGCTCTTGAAGTTGACCGGACGCTGGATGCCGGACGACCTGCGGCTGGGATTCTTCTACCTGTGCGCGCTGCCATCGACGGTCTCGTCGTCGGTGGCGCTCACCGCGGCGGCGCGGGGCAACGTGCCTGCGGCGGTGTTCAACGCCACGCTTTCGAGCCTGATCGGGGTCGTCGCCACGCCGCTCTGGCTGGGCTGGATGATCGAGGGCGGCGGCAAGTCGGTGCCGATGCTCGGCGTGGTGCTCGACCTCTTGCTCTGGCTGGTGCTCCCGCTGGTCATCGGCCAGCTCGCCCGACCCTGGCTGGGGGCCTGGGCGGCGAGGAACAAGCCGAGGATCAACCTGGTCGATCGCGGGACGATCTTGCTGCTGGTCTACACATCGTTCTGCGACTCGGTGAAGCGGGGGGTCTGGACGGGCAACGGGTGGGGTGTGGTGGTGGCGTCGGTCGTCGGCTCGCTCGTCCTGTTCGCCGCGGTGATGGCCACGGTCTCGGCCGTCTGCGACGCCCTGCGGTTCTCGCGGGCCGACACCATCGCGGCGGTCTTCTGCGGGTCGAAGAAGACGCTGGCGTCGGGCGTGCCCATGGCCCAGCTCATCTTCGCGGGCAACCCCGGCCTGGGCCTGATCCTGCTGCCGATCATGGTCTATCACCCGCTGCAACTGATGATCTGCGGCGTGCTGGCAGGCCGCTGGGCGAAGCGGGCCGACGTGCCCGACCCGGTGTCGGTGAAACATCGGCCCGAGCCCGAGGCGGTCAGTCGAGGTTGA
- a CDS encoding VCBS repeat-containing protein has translation MRILRPFVLVLALTATAPAADLPKFRAVELDPNVGQVCYAVTTADVDGDGKRDVVALTEDSVIYYAAPGWSKHVILKGQTKKDNVCIQPHDVDGDGRVDFAVGADWHPGNTESGGTLQILTRTGAPEGTWRIVPLAEEPTIHRLRWGTLNRGGPTRLVVAPLQGRGTKGPDWGKGQGVRILVYTKPDRPFDAPWPVEVADDTLHTIHNLQINDFDDNGDDDVVVASWEGIFILRRDNEGRWSKEHIGSGNQEPGPSKGAGEVKVGKLADGRKYIATIEPWHGSQVVVYTQPPKGRIQAQWERQVIDEPLTWGHAVWCADLDGDGNDELVIGQRDPSKSPDRTPKGPGILVYDPEPRSAPLAFKRHVLEDGGVAVEDLLADDLDGDGKPEIIAGGRATHNVRIYMNLGSAGR, from the coding sequence ATGCGAATCCTCCGCCCGTTCGTCCTCGTGCTCGCCCTGACCGCGACCGCCCCGGCCGCCGACCTTCCCAAGTTCCGTGCCGTGGAGCTCGACCCCAACGTCGGCCAGGTCTGCTACGCCGTGACTACCGCCGATGTCGACGGCGACGGCAAGCGAGACGTGGTCGCCCTGACCGAGGACTCGGTCATCTATTACGCCGCCCCGGGCTGGTCCAAGCACGTCATCCTGAAGGGACAGACGAAGAAGGACAACGTCTGCATCCAGCCGCACGACGTCGACGGCGACGGCCGGGTCGACTTCGCCGTGGGGGCCGACTGGCATCCGGGCAACACCGAGTCGGGCGGGACGCTGCAAATCCTCACCCGGACCGGCGCCCCCGAGGGAACCTGGCGCATCGTCCCGCTGGCCGAGGAGCCGACGATTCATCGCCTGCGCTGGGGGACCTTGAACCGTGGCGGCCCGACCAGGCTGGTCGTCGCCCCGCTACAAGGCCGGGGGACCAAAGGCCCCGACTGGGGCAAGGGGCAGGGGGTACGCATCCTGGTTTACACCAAGCCCGACCGGCCGTTCGACGCCCCCTGGCCGGTCGAGGTGGCCGACGACACCCTGCACACGATCCACAACCTCCAGATCAACGACTTCGACGACAATGGCGACGACGACGTGGTGGTGGCCTCCTGGGAAGGCATCTTCATCCTCAGGCGCGACAACGAAGGACGCTGGTCGAAGGAGCACATCGGCTCGGGCAACCAGGAGCCGGGACCGTCGAAGGGGGCCGGCGAGGTGAAGGTCGGCAAGCTGGCCGACGGCCGCAAATACATCGCCACCATCGAGCCCTGGCACGGCAGCCAGGTCGTGGTCTACACCCAGCCCCCCAAGGGGCGGATTCAGGCCCAGTGGGAACGCCAGGTCATCGACGAGCCCCTGACCTGGGGCCACGCCGTCTGGTGCGCCGACCTCGACGGGGACGGCAACGACGAGCTGGTCATCGGCCAGCGAGACCCCTCGAAATCGCCCGACCGGACCCCCAAGGGCCCCGGAATCCTGGTCTACGACCCCGAGCCCAGATCCGCCCCGCTCGCCTTCAAGCGCCACGTCCTCGAAGACGGAGGAGTCGCCGTCGAGGACCTCCTCGCCGACGACCTCGACGGCGACGGCAAGCCCGAGATCATCGCCGGAGGCCGGGCCACTCACAACGTCCGGATCTACATGAACCTGGGGTCGGCGGGCCGCTGA
- a CDS encoding cation diffusion facilitator family transporter has product MDGRAEQGIRATQVGLLVNVALVLVKMMAGIIGHSYALVADAVESSMDIFSSLIVWGGLRVASQPADEEHPYGHGKAEPLATAVVALLLLGAAAGITVTAIRGIRAPHQTPAPFTLVVAAAVVVIKEVLYRRVSGVGAETGSHAVKADAWHHRSDAISSLAAFFGIAVALWKGPGWETADQWAALVAAVVIAINGGLLLRPAVHDLMDRRPDARIADEVQALASGVEGVCLIEKLRVRRFASEYFVDMHVQADAAMSLEESHNLSGRVKHTVRSALPLVVEVLIHMEPYEVPVADRVSV; this is encoded by the coding sequence ATGGACGGGCGGGCGGAGCAAGGGATCAGGGCGACCCAGGTCGGCTTGCTGGTGAACGTGGCCCTGGTGCTGGTCAAGATGATGGCCGGGATCATCGGGCACTCGTACGCGCTGGTGGCCGACGCGGTCGAATCGTCGATGGATATCTTCTCGTCCTTGATCGTCTGGGGCGGCCTGCGGGTGGCCTCTCAGCCGGCCGATGAGGAGCACCCCTACGGCCATGGCAAGGCCGAGCCGCTGGCCACGGCGGTCGTCGCGCTGCTGCTGCTCGGGGCCGCGGCCGGGATCACGGTGACGGCCATCCGCGGGATCAGGGCGCCCCACCAGACTCCGGCGCCGTTCACGCTGGTCGTCGCCGCGGCGGTCGTGGTGATCAAGGAAGTGCTCTACCGACGCGTCAGCGGCGTGGGGGCCGAGACGGGCAGCCACGCGGTGAAGGCCGACGCCTGGCACCACCGGAGCGACGCGATCTCGTCCCTGGCGGCGTTCTTCGGCATCGCCGTGGCGCTCTGGAAGGGGCCCGGTTGGGAGACCGCCGACCAGTGGGCGGCGCTGGTCGCGGCCGTCGTCATCGCCATCAATGGGGGCTTGCTCCTCAGGCCGGCGGTGCACGACCTGATGGATCGGAGGCCCGACGCGAGGATCGCCGACGAGGTCCAGGCCCTCGCCTCGGGGGTCGAGGGGGTCTGCCTGATCGAGAAGCTGCGGGTCCGCCGGTTCGCCTCCGAGTACTTCGTCGACATGCACGTCCAGGCCGACGCGGCGATGAGCCTGGAGGAGTCGCACAACCTCAGCGGGCGGGTCAAGCATACGGTGCGATCCGCCCTGCCGCTCGTGGTCGAGGTCCTCATCCACATGGAACCCTACGAGGTTCCGGTGGCCGATCGGGTCTCGGTCTGA
- a CDS encoding tetratricopeptide repeat protein, translating into MALDPRRVKALFNSALDLPDLAGRSAFLDRECGDDDELRRRLDELLAAHDHPAGALERPLAGSPETVTSADDEIADSGPPATEGERTASISDPAASYRTGPPSPLIDSVIAGRYKLRQEIGEGGMGTVFLADQMQPVRRQVALKLIKAGMDSKTVLARFESERQALALMDHPHIARVLDAGSTDAGRPFFVMELVKGIPLTDYCDQHRLGLPERLSLFRQICSAVQHAHQKGIIHRDLKPTNILVESHDGHPVPKVIDFGLAKATSGLQLSEHSLYSAFGTVAGTPCYMAPEQASFNALDVDTRADIYGLGVILYELLTGSTPIPRETLKRAALDEMLRMVREVEPPTPSSRVSTSDGLPGLAAARHIEPQRLSRFIRGDLDWIVMKALAKERHRRYESAIGLANDIERFTNHEPVSAGPPTATYRFRKFVRRNRGRVFAASLVLLALVGGVVGTSMGLAEANRQRGIAVARRKEAEKRLGQKDKPNEILLSIFRDLNPYKDSDKETLPLSDRLGRRLDQATAALEGEATDDPLGVARMQAALGTSQLGLGYAEKAIVLLTKARATFMSRLGPVHPDTLQAMNMLANAYRAAGKPDRSVALLEEALTKARLGPDHPETLLTMSNLAMGYRSVGKLDRAVPLYEEALALTKSRLGPDHPDTIKLMNHLAQGYSSVGKLDRAIPLQEEALAKARLGPDHPLTLGTMNSLAMSYMGAGKPDRAIPLHEEALALAKTRLGPDHPDTLQAMNVLAGGYRFVGKLDRAVPLWEEALALRKARLGPDHPDTLQAMADLASAYQYGGKQPDRAIPLWEEALALRKARHGPDHPATLGTVNYLANAYLSFGKPDRAIPLWEETLALVKSSLGPDHPNTLSIMDNLATGYWSLGKLDRSIPLYEEALRLRAAKSGTDHLETWNARGWLGAIYLDAGRLGEALPLLEGVARASREHPQLRMHASRLQNAYVRAGQPDKAAALAREMLAEARATTPAGSHTRASILGWVGLTLLEVEAWDEAEPVLRECLAIREEAAPDEWFTPNTRSMLGEALLGQEKYAEAEPLLRSGYEGMTQRADKIPPQAKLSRLGAALDRLIALAEATGKADEAKAWKEERAKFPVAAPPKLAKEGR; encoded by the coding sequence ATGGCCCTCGACCCGCGGCGAGTGAAAGCCCTGTTCAACTCCGCACTCGACCTGCCCGACCTGGCGGGCCGGTCCGCCTTCCTTGACCGGGAATGCGGCGACGACGACGAGTTGCGGCGACGACTGGATGAACTCCTCGCCGCCCATGATCATCCCGCCGGCGCGCTGGAGAGGCCCCTCGCGGGGAGCCCCGAGACGGTGACCTCCGCTGACGACGAGATTGCCGACTCGGGGCCGCCGGCCACCGAGGGCGAGCGGACCGCTTCGATCTCCGACCCCGCCGCCTCTTACCGGACGGGACCCCCGTCCCCTCTCATCGACAGCGTCATCGCGGGGCGGTACAAGCTGCGCCAGGAGATCGGCGAGGGGGGGATGGGCACCGTCTTCCTCGCCGATCAGATGCAGCCGGTGAGGCGCCAGGTGGCGCTGAAGCTCATCAAGGCCGGCATGGACTCGAAGACCGTCCTGGCTCGGTTCGAGTCCGAGCGGCAGGCGCTGGCCCTGATGGACCACCCGCACATCGCCCGGGTCCTGGATGCCGGCAGCACCGACGCCGGCCGCCCCTTCTTCGTGATGGAGCTGGTCAAGGGCATCCCGCTGACGGACTATTGCGATCAGCATCGGCTGGGCCTCCCGGAACGCCTGTCCCTCTTCCGCCAGATCTGCTCGGCGGTGCAGCATGCCCACCAGAAGGGGATCATCCACCGCGACCTGAAGCCGACGAACATCCTGGTCGAGAGCCACGACGGCCACCCCGTCCCCAAGGTGATCGACTTCGGCCTGGCCAAGGCCACCAGCGGCCTGCAACTGAGCGAACACAGCCTGTACAGCGCCTTCGGCACCGTGGCCGGCACTCCCTGTTACATGGCCCCCGAGCAGGCGTCGTTCAACGCCTTGGATGTGGACACGCGGGCCGACATCTACGGCCTGGGCGTGATCCTCTACGAGCTGCTGACCGGCAGCACCCCGATCCCGCGCGAGACGCTCAAGCGGGCCGCCCTGGATGAGATGCTCCGGATGGTCCGCGAGGTCGAGCCGCCCACGCCGAGCAGCCGGGTAAGCACCTCGGACGGACTGCCGGGCCTGGCCGCCGCCCGCCACATTGAGCCCCAGAGGCTGAGCCGTTTCATCCGCGGCGACCTCGACTGGATCGTGATGAAGGCGCTGGCCAAGGAGCGGCATCGGCGCTACGAGTCGGCCATCGGGCTGGCAAACGACATCGAGCGGTTCACGAACCACGAGCCGGTCAGTGCCGGCCCGCCGACGGCGACCTATCGGTTCCGCAAGTTCGTGCGAAGGAACCGGGGCCGGGTGTTCGCGGCGTCGCTCGTCCTCCTGGCGCTGGTCGGCGGCGTGGTCGGGACGAGCATGGGGCTGGCCGAGGCCAACCGGCAGAGGGGGATCGCCGTCGCCCGGCGGAAGGAGGCCGAGAAGCGGCTCGGCCAGAAGGACAAGCCCAACGAGATCCTGCTCTCGATCTTCCGCGACCTGAACCCTTATAAGGACAGCGACAAGGAGACCCTGCCGCTGTCGGATCGACTCGGGCGGCGTCTCGACCAAGCGACGGCCGCGCTGGAGGGGGAGGCGACCGACGACCCGCTGGGCGTCGCGCGGATGCAGGCGGCCCTGGGCACGTCGCAGCTCGGTCTTGGCTACGCCGAGAAGGCGATCGTCTTGTTGACCAAAGCCCGTGCGACGTTCATGTCGAGGCTCGGCCCCGTTCACCCCGACACGCTCCAGGCCATGAACATGCTCGCCAACGCCTACAGGGCCGCCGGCAAGCCCGACCGCTCCGTGGCGCTCTTGGAGGAGGCGCTGACGAAGGCGAGGCTCGGCCCCGACCACCCCGAAACCCTCTTGACCATGAGCAACCTCGCCATGGGCTACAGGTCCGTCGGCAAGCTTGACCGCGCCGTGCCGCTCTATGAGGAAGCGCTGGCGCTGACGAAGTCGAGGCTCGGCCCCGACCACCCCGACACCATCAAGTTGATGAACCACCTCGCCCAGGGCTACAGCTCCGTCGGCAAGCTTGACCGCGCCATTCCGCTCCAGGAGGAGGCGCTGGCGAAGGCGAGGCTCGGCCCCGACCACCCCCTCACCCTCGGGACCATGAACAGCCTCGCCATGAGCTACATGGGCGCCGGCAAGCCCGACCGCGCCATTCCGCTCCATGAGGAGGCGCTGGCGCTGGCGAAGACGAGGCTCGGCCCCGACCACCCCGACACGCTCCAGGCCATGAACGTCCTCGCCGGGGGCTACCGGTTCGTCGGCAAGCTTGACCGCGCCGTGCCGCTCTGGGAGGAGGCGCTGGCGTTGAGGAAGGCGAGGCTCGGCCCCGACCACCCCGACACGCTCCAGGCCATGGCCGACCTCGCTAGCGCCTACCAGTACGGCGGCAAGCAGCCCGACCGCGCCATTCCGCTCTGGGAGGAGGCGCTGGCGTTGAGGAAGGCGAGGCACGGCCCCGACCACCCCGCCACCCTCGGGACCGTGAACTACCTCGCCAACGCCTACCTGAGCTTCGGCAAGCCCGACCGCGCCATTCCGCTCTGGGAGGAGACGCTGGCGCTGGTGAAGTCGAGCCTCGGCCCCGACCACCCCAACACCCTCTCGATCATGGACAACCTCGCCACGGGCTACTGGTCGCTGGGAAAACTCGATCGATCGATTCCCCTTTACGAGGAGGCCCTCAGACTGCGAGCCGCCAAGTCCGGGACCGATCATCTCGAGACATGGAACGCCAGAGGGTGGTTGGGCGCGATTTACCTGGACGCCGGCAGGCTGGGCGAGGCCCTGCCGCTGCTCGAAGGGGTGGCACGGGCGAGTCGTGAGCACCCCCAGTTGCGCATGCACGCTTCGAGACTTCAGAACGCCTATGTCCGCGCCGGCCAGCCCGACAAGGCTGCCGCCCTCGCCAGGGAGATGCTGGCCGAGGCCCGCGCCACCACGCCCGCGGGCAGTCATACGCGGGCCTCGATCCTCGGCTGGGTGGGGTTGACCCTGCTGGAGGTCGAGGCGTGGGATGAGGCCGAGCCGGTCTTGCGCGAGTGCCTCGCCATCCGCGAGGAGGCCGCGCCCGATGAATGGTTCACTCCGAACACGAGGTCGATGCTTGGCGAAGCCTTGCTCGGCCAGGAGAAATATGCCGAGGCCGAGCCGCTCCTCCGGTCCGGGTACGAGGGGATGACGCAGCGGGCGGACAAGATCCCACCACAAGCCAAGTTGTCGCGCCTCGGCGCGGCCCTCGACCGGCTCATCGCGCTGGCGGAGGCGACCGGCAAGGCCGACGAGGCGAAGGCGTGGAAGGAAGAGCGGGCGAAGTTCCCCGTCGCCGCGCCCCCGAAGCTGGCGAAGGAGGGGAGATGA
- a CDS encoding ECF-type sigma factor — protein MSDAPPDGGFFPLVYDELRRLAAAKLASERAGHTLDATALVHEAYLRLGGAAFEERSGFLRAAAVAMQRILVDHARRKRAARRGGRGKRFALDEIDRVVHHDPDTVLDIDAALGRLSEEDATSADLARLRLFAGLSIEEAAEALGLSRAAAFREWAYARSWLTAALAAGEREGSEAGQGLVSSV, from the coding sequence ATGAGCGACGCCCCGCCCGACGGCGGCTTCTTCCCGCTGGTCTACGATGAGCTACGCCGGCTCGCCGCCGCCAAGCTCGCCAGTGAGCGGGCCGGGCACACGCTCGACGCCACCGCCTTGGTCCACGAGGCGTATCTGAGGCTCGGCGGCGCAGCATTCGAGGAGCGGAGCGGGTTCCTCCGGGCGGCGGCCGTGGCGATGCAGCGCATCCTGGTAGACCACGCCCGACGCAAGCGCGCCGCCAGGCGCGGCGGGCGAGGCAAGCGGTTCGCCCTCGACGAGATAGACCGGGTGGTCCACCACGACCCCGACACGGTCCTGGACATCGACGCCGCCCTGGGCAGGCTGTCGGAGGAGGACGCGACGTCGGCCGACCTCGCCCGGCTGCGCCTCTTCGCCGGCCTGTCGATCGAGGAGGCCGCCGAGGCGCTGGGCCTCTCCCGCGCCGCGGCCTTCCGCGAGTGGGCCTACGCCCGGTCGTGGCTCACCGCGGCACTCGCGGCGGGTGAACGGGAAGGCTCCGAGGCGGGGCAGGGTCTGGTATCATCCGTGTGA